One genomic region from Actinocatenispora thailandica encodes:
- a CDS encoding DinB family protein, which produces MSTEIDWTGNLADQLDWHWNHQLRPRLAGLTDDEYFWEPVAGCWSVRPAGASGTSHAGGAGGYVVEFAHPAPDPAPVTTIAWRLAHVIVGVFAMRNASHFGAPATDYDSFGYAGDAATALAQLDEQYARWMAGVRALTPAQLAEPCGPAEGPYGELPMAALVLHIHREAIHHGAEIALLRDLYRARLAG; this is translated from the coding sequence ATGAGCACCGAGATCGACTGGACCGGCAACCTCGCCGACCAGCTCGACTGGCACTGGAACCATCAGTTGCGACCGCGGCTCGCCGGCCTCACCGACGACGAGTACTTCTGGGAACCGGTTGCGGGTTGCTGGAGCGTGCGGCCGGCCGGCGCCAGCGGTACCTCGCACGCCGGTGGCGCCGGCGGGTACGTCGTCGAGTTCGCGCATCCCGCGCCGGACCCGGCGCCGGTCACGACGATCGCGTGGCGCCTGGCGCACGTGATCGTCGGGGTGTTCGCGATGCGCAACGCGAGCCACTTCGGCGCCCCCGCCACCGACTACGACAGCTTCGGGTACGCCGGCGACGCCGCGACCGCGCTCGCCCAGCTCGACGAGCAGTACGCCCGTTGGATGGCCGGGGTGCGCGCGCTGACGCCGGCGCAGCTCGCCGAGCCGTGCGGGCCGGCCGAGGGGCCGTACGGCGAGCTGCCGATGGCGGCGCTGGTGCTGCACATCCACCGCGAGGCGATCCACCACGGCGCCGAGATCGCCCTGCTGCGCGACCTGTACCGGGCCCGCCTCGCCGGCTGA
- a CDS encoding SRPBCC family protein has product MHVEKSVRIAAPADEIWRVLVDVERWPEWTASMRRVERLDDGEFTVGSRARVQQPKLRPTVFEVTESTPGESFVWRARVSGTEMLAGHYLRPDGDATLTRLTFDHTGGLAGVIDLFYGKLIREYVGMETAGLRRVCEAA; this is encoded by the coding sequence ATGCACGTGGAGAAATCAGTACGGATCGCCGCGCCCGCCGACGAGATCTGGCGGGTGCTGGTCGACGTCGAGCGCTGGCCGGAGTGGACCGCGTCGATGCGGCGGGTGGAGCGGCTCGACGACGGCGAGTTCACCGTCGGCAGCCGGGCCCGGGTGCAGCAGCCGAAGCTGCGCCCCACGGTCTTCGAGGTCACCGAGTCGACGCCGGGCGAGTCGTTCGTGTGGCGAGCCCGGGTCAGCGGCACCGAGATGCTCGCCGGCCACTACCTGCGACCCGACGGGGACGCGACGCTGACCAGGTTGACGTTCGACCACACCGGCGGCCTCGCCGGGGTGATCGACCTGTTCTACGGCAAGCTGATCCGTGAGTACGTCGGAATGGAGACCGCCGGCCTGCGCCGGGTCTGCGAGGCCGCCTGA
- a CDS encoding lysozyme, translating to MIVRIPRAVGRVLVSAAAVLATGVACVGMAAPAQAATYVKGFDVSHYQGTINWASQYSKGARFAYMKATEGSSYRDPNFNTNYTNSYKAGFIRGAYHFARPNVSGGKAQADYFANHGGGWSADGKTLPPALDIEYNPYSGGTCYGKTHSGMVSWIKAFSNEIHARYNKYPMIYTTFDWWKTCTGNSSAFASTNPFWIAIYRSTPPTSIPAGTATWTMWQNADSGTFPGDQDKFNGSMTRLRALATNHD from the coding sequence ATGATCGTCCGCATTCCCCGCGCCGTGGGACGCGTCCTCGTGTCCGCGGCGGCAGTACTCGCCACCGGCGTCGCGTGCGTCGGGATGGCCGCGCCCGCGCAGGCCGCCACGTACGTCAAGGGCTTCGACGTGTCGCACTACCAGGGCACGATCAACTGGGCCAGCCAGTACAGCAAGGGCGCGCGGTTCGCCTACATGAAGGCGACCGAGGGCAGCAGCTACCGCGACCCGAACTTCAACACCAACTACACCAACTCGTACAAGGCCGGGTTCATCCGCGGCGCGTACCACTTCGCCCGGCCCAACGTGTCCGGCGGCAAGGCGCAGGCCGACTACTTCGCCAACCACGGTGGCGGCTGGTCGGCCGACGGCAAGACGCTGCCCCCGGCGCTGGACATCGAGTACAACCCGTACTCGGGCGGCACCTGCTACGGCAAGACGCACTCGGGCATGGTCAGCTGGATCAAGGCGTTCTCCAACGAGATCCACGCCCGGTACAACAAGTACCCGATGATCTACACGACGTTCGACTGGTGGAAGACCTGCACCGGCAACTCCAGCGCGTTCGCCTCGACGAACCCGTTCTGGATCGCCATCTACCGCTCCACCCCGCCGACGTCGATCCCGGCCGGCACCGCCACCTGGACCATGTGGCAGAACGCCGACTCCGGCACGTTCCCCGGCGACCAGGACAAGTTCAACGGCAGCATGACCCGGCTCCGGGCGCTCGCCACCAACCACGACTGA
- a CDS encoding TetR/AcrR family transcriptional regulator — protein MAAAHDPRSALVERAIDHLAEHGTTDVTLRGLAAGIGTSHRMLIYHFGSKDGLLVAVAREMERRQLAALAALREAPGAEPGQVMRGMYRQLHDPALAPYMRLFFELYGRALGADEATRPMLAGVVESWLTPLVEFVTAAGVPPAEAAADARLCLAVARGLALDWLATGDDAALDAAAERFFTGLEQRWRDADRS, from the coding sequence ATGGCAGCCGCTCACGACCCCCGCTCGGCGCTGGTGGAGCGGGCGATCGACCACCTCGCCGAGCACGGCACCACCGACGTGACCCTGCGCGGTCTGGCCGCCGGCATCGGCACCAGCCACCGGATGCTCATCTACCACTTCGGCAGCAAGGACGGCCTGCTCGTCGCGGTCGCCCGGGAGATGGAACGCCGCCAGCTCGCCGCCCTCGCCGCGCTGCGCGAGGCGCCCGGCGCCGAGCCCGGCCAGGTGATGCGCGGCATGTACCGGCAGCTGCACGATCCGGCGCTCGCCCCGTACATGCGGCTGTTCTTCGAGCTGTACGGGCGGGCGCTGGGCGCGGACGAGGCGACCCGGCCGATGCTCGCCGGGGTGGTCGAATCGTGGCTCACCCCGCTCGTCGAGTTCGTCACCGCCGCCGGGGTACCGCCGGCCGAGGCCGCCGCGGACGCCCGGCTCTGCCTCGCGGTGGCCCGCGGCCTCGCCCTGGACTGGCTCGCCACCGGCGACGACGCGGCGCTCGATGCCGCCGCCGAGCGGTTCTTCACCGGCCTGGAGCAACGCTGGCGCGATGCGGACCGGAGCTGA
- a CDS encoding AIM24 family protein yields MDRIACEWCRVQNPPGTTTCQTCGAPLDVRNKVSDSGWREAPRLRDMTEFRFSGSVCQVEGELVPVAELALAPNDWVYFEHQVMLWKDEGVPLSAMQTGGGFRRMLGGMPFVLSVASGPGRVAFSRDAPGELVVLPMPAGIELDVREHAFLLAAGSVGYSFIRIKGLANILHGGNGMYLDRFVTGPAPGILMLHGNGNVMERMLRPGEKILVEPGGFLYKDASVQMQAVQQELKVGLMRKMYLAEMTGPGRVGIQSMYVHHKTG; encoded by the coding sequence GTGGATCGCATCGCATGCGAGTGGTGCCGGGTGCAGAACCCGCCGGGCACCACGACGTGTCAGACCTGCGGCGCGCCGCTGGACGTACGCAACAAGGTCAGCGACTCGGGGTGGCGTGAGGCGCCGCGGCTGCGCGACATGACCGAGTTCCGCTTCTCCGGCAGCGTGTGCCAGGTCGAGGGCGAGCTGGTGCCGGTGGCCGAACTCGCGCTCGCCCCGAACGACTGGGTGTACTTCGAGCATCAGGTGATGCTGTGGAAGGACGAGGGGGTGCCGCTGTCGGCGATGCAGACCGGCGGCGGGTTTCGCCGGATGCTGGGCGGGATGCCGTTCGTGCTGTCGGTGGCGAGCGGCCCCGGCCGGGTGGCCTTCTCCCGGGACGCGCCGGGTGAGCTGGTGGTGCTGCCGATGCCGGCCGGCATCGAGCTGGACGTGCGGGAGCACGCGTTCCTGCTCGCCGCGGGCTCGGTGGGCTACTCGTTCATCCGGATCAAGGGCCTCGCGAACATCCTGCACGGCGGCAACGGCATGTACCTGGACCGGTTCGTCACCGGGCCGGCGCCGGGGATCCTGATGCTGCACGGCAACGGCAACGTGATGGAGCGGATGCTGCGGCCGGGCGAGAAGATCCTGGTCGAGCCGGGCGGCTTCCTGTACAAGGACGCCAGCGTGCAGATGCAGGCGGTGCAGCAGGAGCTGAAGGTCGGCCTGATGCGCAAGATGTACCTGGCGGAGATGACGGGGCCGGGCCGGGTCGGCATCCAGTCGATGTACGTGCACCACAAGACCGGGTGA
- a CDS encoding DivIVA domain-containing protein: MGSNGAASGASSRVGTFEVVLWGYDRKQVDACMAQLEEQLTALYDEQRQAMALTDELHRLRSENADLRARLSGVPVVHPVGARVQQILAMAEEEATELHSTADRHLAAAREDAAAIVAAARQEATRARRDCELAMQQLRRSQQDEAEQLIARARADADRIHAEARNATGTRRRRPARADRGRAEHPPADHAPAGPARPNADGGTEPRRSRAASHDRSRPVPALRDDPA, from the coding sequence ATGGGGAGCAACGGGGCGGCGTCGGGCGCATCGTCGCGGGTGGGCACCTTCGAGGTCGTGCTGTGGGGATACGACCGCAAGCAGGTCGACGCGTGCATGGCACAGCTGGAGGAGCAGCTCACCGCGCTCTACGACGAACAGCGCCAGGCCATGGCACTCACCGACGAACTGCATCGGCTGCGGTCCGAGAACGCCGACCTGCGGGCCCGGCTGTCCGGGGTGCCGGTGGTCCACCCGGTCGGCGCCCGGGTGCAGCAGATCCTCGCGATGGCGGAGGAGGAGGCGACCGAGCTGCACAGCACGGCCGACCGGCACCTCGCCGCGGCCCGCGAGGACGCCGCCGCCATCGTCGCCGCCGCCCGGCAGGAGGCGACCCGGGCCCGCCGGGACTGTGAACTCGCCATGCAGCAGCTGCGGCGCAGCCAGCAGGACGAGGCCGAGCAGCTGATCGCCCGGGCGCGGGCGGATGCGGACCGGATCCACGCCGAGGCGCGCAACGCGACGGGCACCCGGCGCCGCCGCCCGGCGCGCGCCGACCGGGGCCGCGCCGAGCACCCACCGGCCGACCACGCGCCGGCCGGGCCGGCCCGCCCGAATGCCGACGGAGGTACCGAGCCGCGGCGCAGCCGGGCCGCGAGCCACGACCGGTCCCGCCCGGTACCGGCGCTGCGCGACGATCCGGCCTGA
- the cobT gene encoding nicotinate-nucleotide--dimethylbenzimidazole phosphoribosyltransferase: MSSLTTVLSRIGPADEPAMAAARSRQDRLTKPPGSLGVLEEVSVRLAGVAGACPPPLPEPVAVAVFAADHGVHAQGVTAWPQEVTAQMVANMRAGGAVVNAFARQVGAAMRTVDIGVASDLPAGPDLIAAKIRPGTADLTRQPAMTREQAEAALVAGAGVAGRLADEGYRLLVTGDMGIANTTASAALIAAYTGAGAESVTGRGTGVDDAMLAHKVDVVRRALERHRPDPADPVGVLAAVGGLEHAGLAGYLLGAAAARVPVVLDGVIAGAAALVATALAPRAVDVMIAGHRSAEPGHQAALRQLGLRPLIDLDLRLGEGTGALLAVPLVQAAARTLHEVATFDDAAVSER, encoded by the coding sequence ATGTCGAGCCTGACCACCGTTCTCTCCCGCATCGGCCCGGCCGACGAGCCCGCGATGGCGGCCGCCCGGTCCCGGCAGGACCGGCTGACCAAGCCTCCCGGTTCGCTGGGCGTACTGGAGGAGGTGTCGGTACGGCTGGCCGGGGTCGCCGGCGCCTGCCCGCCGCCGCTGCCGGAGCCGGTGGCGGTGGCGGTCTTCGCGGCCGACCACGGGGTGCACGCCCAGGGCGTCACCGCGTGGCCGCAGGAGGTCACCGCACAGATGGTGGCGAACATGCGGGCCGGCGGCGCGGTGGTGAACGCGTTCGCCCGCCAGGTCGGCGCCGCGATGCGCACCGTCGACATCGGCGTGGCGAGCGATCTGCCGGCCGGGCCGGACCTGATCGCCGCCAAGATCCGCCCCGGTACCGCCGACCTGACCAGGCAGCCGGCGATGACGCGGGAGCAGGCCGAGGCGGCGCTGGTGGCCGGCGCCGGAGTCGCCGGCCGGCTGGCCGACGAGGGCTATCGACTGCTCGTCACCGGTGACATGGGCATCGCCAACACGACCGCGTCGGCGGCGCTGATCGCCGCGTACACCGGCGCCGGCGCCGAGTCCGTCACCGGCCGCGGTACCGGGGTGGACGACGCGATGCTGGCGCACAAGGTCGACGTGGTGCGCCGAGCGCTGGAACGGCACCGGCCGGATCCGGCCGACCCGGTCGGGGTGCTCGCCGCGGTCGGCGGGCTGGAGCACGCCGGGCTCGCCGGCTACCTGTTGGGCGCGGCGGCGGCCCGGGTCCCGGTGGTCCTGGACGGGGTGATCGCGGGCGCCGCCGCGCTGGTCGCCACCGCACTGGCGCCGCGGGCCGTCGACGTGATGATCGCCGGCCACCGGTCGGCCGAGCCGGGACACCAGGCGGCGCTGCGCCAGCTCGGGCTCCGGCCGCTGATCGACCTCGATCTGCGCCTGGGCGAGGGCACCGGCGCACTGCTCGCGGTACCGCTGGTGCAGGCGGCGGCACGCACGCTGCACGAGGTGGCCACCTTCGACGACGCGGCGGTCAGCGAGCGCTGA
- a CDS encoding (2Fe-2S)-binding protein, which yields MADGGVGSAAAEPGGPADPVAMLAGLGPFFAVQAFDPATPPGPPWRPMRELTDDPAVLTDRVERVRAGLAMAAGVAPTAVEERVAASVTQLGLMARVLSPALAVAVETGTVLPWSLRNLYWQPALGGPFPFAVPNPAPGRPWHTDAVAGDFRRAVLDTVAGDLVGAAGRWPLSVRIRWGNVASALGGAAGMLSAGAPERRDRTLALLSALLRTQPLRGTATVDRAGRLRRRSCCLIYRTAGRARPGNLCGDCVLAIRH from the coding sequence ATGGCTGACGGCGGGGTCGGCTCGGCCGCGGCCGAGCCGGGTGGTCCGGCGGATCCGGTCGCGATGCTGGCCGGATTGGGCCCGTTCTTCGCGGTCCAGGCCTTCGACCCGGCGACGCCGCCCGGCCCACCGTGGCGGCCGATGCGGGAACTGACCGACGATCCGGCGGTGCTCACGGACCGGGTCGAGCGGGTACGAGCCGGGCTCGCCATGGCGGCCGGTGTGGCGCCGACCGCCGTCGAGGAACGGGTCGCGGCGTCGGTCACCCAGCTGGGGCTGATGGCCCGGGTGCTGTCCCCGGCACTGGCGGTCGCCGTCGAAACCGGCACCGTACTGCCGTGGTCGCTCCGGAACCTGTACTGGCAGCCGGCGCTCGGCGGTCCGTTCCCGTTCGCGGTACCGAACCCGGCGCCCGGCCGGCCATGGCACACCGACGCGGTGGCCGGCGACTTCCGGCGCGCAGTGCTCGACACGGTGGCCGGCGACCTGGTCGGTGCCGCCGGCCGGTGGCCGCTGTCGGTACGGATCCGCTGGGGCAACGTGGCATCCGCGCTCGGTGGGGCGGCCGGCATGCTGTCCGCCGGCGCGCCCGAGCGCCGCGATCGGACTCTGGCGCTGCTCTCGGCGTTGCTGCGCACCCAGCCGTTGCGCGGTACGGCCACCGTGGACCGGGCCGGCCGACTGCGCCGCCGCAGCTGCTGCCTGATCTACCGGACGGCCGGGCGCGCCCGGCCCGGCAACCTCTGCGGCGACTGCGTCCTCGCGATCCGGCACTGA
- the xylB gene encoding xylulokinase: MAVVGIDSSTQSCKVLTVDEQTGRVLRAGQAPHPDGTEVDPEAWWQALTDAGGTAGGAAAVGVGAQQHGMVALDDAGRPVRPALLWNDVRSAPQAAALTAKYGADGWAASVGLVPVASYTVTKLAWLAEHEPAHAARVSRVLLPHDWLTWRLRGERGEPTTDRSDASGTGYFSAATGRYRHDLVTAALGHDTALPEVLAPDAVAGETADGALLAAGAGDNAAAALGLGLTPGEAVVSIGTSGAVFALAGAPVVDPTGAVASFADATGRFLPLSCTLNASRVLGATARMLGTDLAGLDTLAAAAAPDAGGLTLLPYLDGERTPNLPDATGTLLGLTRAAMTPENLARASVLGVLCGLADALDELRAHGATIDTVLLIGGGSRSAAVRTAAPEVFGVPVLVPEPAEYVALGAARQAAWALSGAAEPPAWPRPEGTRYQPAGADWPAELRARYRTARHRLHDR; the protein is encoded by the coding sequence ATGGCCGTGGTGGGGATCGACTCGTCGACCCAGTCCTGCAAGGTGCTGACCGTCGACGAGCAGACCGGCCGGGTGCTGCGGGCCGGCCAGGCGCCGCACCCGGACGGTACCGAGGTCGACCCCGAGGCGTGGTGGCAGGCGCTGACCGACGCCGGCGGTACGGCCGGGGGTGCGGCGGCCGTCGGTGTCGGCGCCCAGCAGCACGGCATGGTGGCGCTCGACGATGCCGGCCGCCCGGTCCGGCCGGCCCTGCTGTGGAACGACGTGCGCTCGGCGCCGCAGGCCGCCGCGCTGACCGCGAAGTACGGGGCGGACGGCTGGGCGGCGTCGGTCGGCCTGGTGCCCGTCGCGTCGTACACCGTCACCAAGCTGGCCTGGCTTGCCGAACACGAGCCGGCCCACGCCGCTCGGGTGTCCCGGGTGCTGCTGCCGCACGACTGGCTGACCTGGCGGCTGCGCGGCGAGCGCGGCGAGCCGACCACCGACCGCAGCGACGCCTCCGGCACCGGGTACTTCTCGGCCGCGACCGGCCGCTACCGGCACGACCTGGTCACCGCCGCGCTCGGCCACGACACCGCGCTGCCCGAGGTGCTCGCGCCCGACGCGGTCGCCGGCGAGACCGCCGACGGGGCCCTGCTCGCGGCCGGTGCCGGCGACAACGCCGCTGCCGCGCTCGGCCTCGGCCTCACACCGGGCGAGGCGGTCGTCTCGATCGGTACCAGCGGGGCGGTGTTCGCCCTGGCCGGCGCGCCGGTCGTGGACCCGACCGGCGCGGTGGCGAGCTTCGCGGACGCGACCGGCCGGTTCCTGCCGCTGTCCTGCACGCTCAACGCCAGCCGGGTGCTCGGCGCCACGGCCCGGATGCTCGGTACCGACCTCGCCGGCCTGGACACGCTGGCCGCCGCGGCCGCGCCGGACGCCGGTGGCCTGACCCTGCTGCCGTACCTGGACGGGGAGCGCACCCCGAACCTGCCGGACGCCACCGGCACCCTGCTCGGGCTCACCCGCGCCGCGATGACCCCGGAGAACCTGGCCCGGGCCAGCGTGCTCGGCGTGCTCTGCGGGCTCGCCGACGCGCTCGACGAGCTGCGGGCGCACGGCGCCACGATCGACACGGTGCTGCTGATCGGCGGCGGCTCCCGGTCGGCTGCGGTGCGCACCGCGGCCCCGGAGGTGTTCGGGGTGCCGGTGCTGGTGCCCGAGCCGGCCGAGTACGTGGCGCTCGGCGCCGCCCGGCAGGCCGCCTGGGCGCTGTCCGGTGCCGCCGAGCCGCCGGCATGGCCGCGACCCGAGGGCACCCGGTACCAGCCGGCCGGCGCGGACTGGCCGGCCGAGCTGCGGGCCCGCTACCGCACCGCCCGGCACCGGCTGCACGATCGCTGA
- a CDS encoding AIM24 family protein: MTAPTHHYTCRYCRHSSDPTGVSCPRCGAPVDVTAAVTRSGWQRQEPITDMARIQFGQSYLQVEGTQVPVADFTLAGDESIYFSHHSLLWTDPQARLASMGLSGGWKRVMSGLPLFMITGRGPGHIALSDNHAGDLVCLPLEHGQSIWTREHRFLAATGNVTYDWQNTGIWFRTRNGDETETHYPIGMFGDVFTARDAPGLLLLHSPGNTFVRDLAPNQPLLIQPSALLYRDRSVQMHLHLEYPRSNGGFFTRSYSYRNVWLRLIGPGRVAVSSVTEPPEASNPIVRSSPVTSWRW, from the coding sequence ATGACCGCACCCACGCACCACTACACCTGCCGGTACTGCCGGCACTCCAGCGACCCGACCGGGGTGTCGTGCCCGCGTTGCGGGGCGCCGGTGGACGTCACCGCGGCGGTCACCCGGTCCGGCTGGCAGCGCCAGGAGCCGATCACCGACATGGCGCGCATCCAGTTCGGCCAGTCGTACCTGCAGGTCGAGGGGACCCAGGTGCCGGTCGCCGACTTCACCCTGGCCGGGGACGAGTCCATCTACTTCTCGCACCACTCGCTGCTGTGGACCGACCCGCAGGCCCGGTTGGCCTCGATGGGGCTGTCCGGTGGCTGGAAGCGGGTGATGTCGGGGCTGCCGCTGTTCATGATCACCGGACGCGGGCCGGGGCACATCGCGCTGTCCGACAACCATGCCGGCGATCTCGTCTGTCTGCCGCTGGAGCACGGCCAGTCGATCTGGACGCGCGAGCACCGGTTTCTCGCCGCGACCGGCAACGTGACCTACGACTGGCAGAACACCGGCATCTGGTTTCGCACCCGCAACGGCGACGAGACCGAGACGCACTACCCGATCGGCATGTTCGGTGACGTGTTCACCGCCCGCGACGCACCCGGGCTGTTGCTGCTGCACTCGCCGGGCAACACGTTCGTCCGCGACCTGGCGCCGAACCAGCCGCTGCTGATCCAGCCGTCCGCGCTGCTCTACCGGGACCGGTCGGTGCAGATGCACCTGCACCTGGAGTACCCGCGCAGCAACGGTGGGTTCTTCACCCGCAGTTACAGCTACCGCAACGTGTGGCTGCGGTTGATCGGACCGGGCCGGGTCGCGGTGTCCTCGGTGACCGAGCCGCCGGAGGCGAGCAACCCGATCGTGCGCAGTTCGCCGGTGACGTCCTGGCGCTGGTGA
- a CDS encoding MFS transporter codes for MSTTVDAGPHRLLRRAAYATGGVFALSGAVQATWVSRLPEVRSTLHADPRSLGLALLGTAIGSVASTPVTGRLAARYGSRAVVAGAMVVSLVGLVGLSLVHSVPALGLVLVLFGFGYGGWDVAMNIHGHHVESAAGRAWMPRYHAVWSVGGFVAAGLGAAVAGARVPVPVHFAVAAVLMAGGVLGLLTLFRRDGRNARDPAFPPPAVPVGDAEPTPTVSVGRIVTLPFILLGVVMACSTVVEGAASDWLGIYFNTVRDASPAASSAAYTVFAIAMAASRGAGTWTIAWLGRGRAVRASALLALAGVAVLLLAPVTGLAYAGAALWGLGTAIVFPAVISAAGDTAPGRAAQAISMVTPIGYTGFLVGPPLVGLLAQHTGLEHALWLIGGLAAVMALLAGVTRDRRAPATART; via the coding sequence GTGAGTACGACTGTCGACGCCGGGCCCCACCGGCTGCTGCGCCGGGCCGCCTACGCCACCGGTGGGGTGTTCGCGCTGTCCGGCGCGGTGCAGGCGACCTGGGTGTCCCGGCTGCCGGAGGTGCGCAGCACACTGCACGCCGACCCGCGGTCGCTGGGGCTCGCCCTGCTGGGTACCGCGATCGGATCGGTGGCGTCGACCCCGGTCACGGGCCGCCTCGCCGCCCGGTACGGCAGTCGCGCCGTCGTCGCGGGTGCGATGGTGGTGAGCCTGGTCGGGCTGGTCGGGCTGTCGCTGGTGCACTCGGTGCCGGCGCTCGGGCTGGTCCTGGTGCTGTTCGGGTTCGGGTACGGCGGCTGGGACGTGGCGATGAACATCCACGGCCACCACGTCGAGTCGGCGGCGGGCCGGGCCTGGATGCCGCGGTACCACGCGGTGTGGAGCGTCGGTGGATTCGTCGCCGCCGGGCTGGGCGCGGCGGTGGCCGGCGCGCGGGTGCCGGTGCCGGTGCACTTCGCGGTGGCCGCGGTGCTGATGGCCGGTGGCGTGCTCGGGTTGCTGACGCTGTTCCGGCGAGACGGCCGCAACGCGCGGGACCCGGCGTTTCCCCCACCGGCGGTGCCGGTGGGCGACGCGGAGCCGACGCCGACGGTGTCGGTGGGGCGGATCGTGACGCTCCCGTTCATCCTGCTGGGGGTGGTGATGGCGTGCTCGACGGTGGTCGAGGGCGCCGCCTCGGACTGGCTCGGCATCTACTTCAACACGGTGCGGGACGCATCCCCGGCCGCGAGCTCGGCGGCGTACACGGTGTTCGCGATCGCGATGGCGGCCAGCCGCGGCGCCGGTACCTGGACGATCGCCTGGCTCGGCCGGGGCCGGGCGGTACGGGCGTCCGCCCTGCTCGCCCTCGCCGGGGTGGCGGTGCTGCTGCTGGCGCCGGTCACCGGGCTGGCCTACGCCGGCGCCGCGCTGTGGGGCCTGGGCACCGCGATCGTGTTCCCGGCGGTGATCAGCGCGGCCGGCGACACCGCGCCGGGCCGCGCCGCGCAGGCGATCTCGATGGTCACCCCGATCGGCTACACCGGGTTCCTGGTCGGGCCGCCGCTGGTCGGGCTGCTCGCCCAGCACACCGGGCTGGAGCACGCGCTGTGGCTGATCGGCGGTCTCGCCGCGGTGATGGCGCTCCTCGCCGGCGTCACCCGGGACCGCCGCGCCCCGGCCACCGCCCGTACCTGA
- the bla gene encoding class A beta-lactamase, which translates to MTRSTIRPLRAAALAALVPLALAGCSTTRQAAPGRAPSTALPTAAAGSGSPVAGTDARFRRLESAHRARLGVYAIDTGSHRTVSWRGGERFPYASTYKAVLVGLVLRTPSVRLDRVVHYDRSQLVDYSPDTGKHVADGMSVRALCVAAIRDSDNTAANLLTDQLGGVRAFAGRLPGLGDRVTRPVRTETSLNTAVPGDARDTSTPRTLATDLAGLAVGGLLPPDRRRLLDGWLRGSTTGTGLVRAGVPDGWTVGDKSGTGAYGTRNDVAVVWPPHRAPIVLAVFGTRQAKGATPDDSLVAAAAKAVVAALCPHAG; encoded by the coding sequence ATGACCCGTTCGACCATCCGCCCGCTCCGCGCCGCCGCGCTCGCGGCACTGGTCCCGCTGGCGCTCGCCGGCTGCTCGACGACCCGGCAGGCGGCGCCGGGCCGGGCACCGTCGACCGCGCTGCCGACCGCGGCTGCCGGGTCGGGCTCCCCGGTGGCCGGTACCGATGCCCGCTTCCGGCGGCTGGAGTCGGCCCACCGGGCCCGGCTCGGCGTGTACGCGATCGACACCGGCAGCCACCGCACGGTGTCCTGGCGCGGCGGCGAACGGTTCCCGTACGCCTCGACGTACAAGGCGGTGCTGGTGGGGTTGGTCCTGCGGACACCGTCGGTGCGGCTCGACCGCGTCGTGCACTACGACCGGAGCCAGCTGGTCGACTACTCCCCCGACACCGGCAAGCACGTCGCCGACGGGATGAGCGTGCGGGCGCTGTGCGTGGCGGCGATCCGGGACAGCGACAACACCGCGGCGAACCTGCTCACCGACCAGCTCGGCGGCGTCCGGGCGTTCGCCGGCCGGTTGCCCGGTCTCGGCGACCGGGTGACCCGGCCGGTGCGCACCGAAACCTCACTCAACACCGCCGTACCGGGTGACGCCCGGGACACCAGCACGCCCCGCACGCTGGCCACCGACCTCGCCGGCCTGGCGGTCGGTGGGTTGCTGCCGCCCGACCGGCGCCGCCTGCTCGACGGCTGGCTGCGCGGCAGCACCACCGGTACCGGGCTGGTCCGTGCCGGTGTCCCGGACGGCTGGACGGTGGGCGACAAGAGCGGCACCGGTGCCTACGGCACCCGCAACGACGTCGCCGTGGTGTGGCCGCCGCACCGGGCGCCGATCGTCCTGGCGGTGTTCGGCACCAGGCAGGCGAAGGGCGCGACACCGGACGACTCGCTCGTCGCGGCCGCGGCGAAGGCGGTGGTCGCCGCGCTGTGTCCGCACGCCGGGTGA
- a CDS encoding SigE family RNA polymerase sigma factor — protein sequence MTSTGPDAATSFTEFARSRLDRFRRTAFLLCGSWHTADDLTAIVLAKLYRRWRRVEHLADLDAYARRMLLRAWLDERRRPWRREHATATPPERPADAGSGPEGTHDRMAVVALLAELPPRRRAVLVLRYFNDLSVEQTAVAMGCSTGTVKSQTARALETLRGRLGSGIAFAREY from the coding sequence GTGACGAGCACGGGGCCGGACGCGGCCACATCGTTCACGGAGTTCGCCCGCAGCAGGCTGGACCGGTTCCGTCGCACGGCCTTCCTGCTCTGCGGCAGCTGGCACACGGCCGACGACCTGACCGCGATCGTGCTCGCCAAGCTGTACCGGCGCTGGCGCCGGGTCGAGCACCTCGCCGACCTCGACGCGTACGCCCGGCGGATGCTGCTGCGCGCCTGGCTGGACGAGCGGCGGCGACCGTGGCGGCGCGAGCACGCCACCGCGACACCGCCGGAACGGCCGGCCGACGCCGGGTCTGGCCCGGAGGGTACACACGACCGGATGGCGGTGGTCGCGCTGCTGGCCGAGCTGCCGCCACGCCGCCGGGCGGTGCTGGTGCTGCGCTACTTCAACGACCTGTCGGTGGAGCAGACCGCGGTGGCGATGGGCTGCAGCACGGGCACGGTGAAGAGCCAGACGGCTCGGGCCCTGGAGACGCTGCGCGGCCGGCTGGGTAGCGGGATCGCCTTCGCAAGGGAGTACTGA